One segment of Solanum stenotomum isolate F172 chromosome 1, ASM1918654v1, whole genome shotgun sequence DNA contains the following:
- the LOC125853781 gene encoding kinesin-like protein KIN-13A isoform X2 produces MGGHTQQSNPAATAVYDHPGNAGPTGDAGDAVMARWLQSAGLQHLASPLASTGVDQRLLPNLLMQHVNSEPFEPSHFMPAVNYSFDRDFDAPTSQQQKPSPDTDAAAGFPPVDKENNARENNVAKIKVVVRKRPVNKKEIARKEDDIVTISDNASLIVHEPKLKVDLTAYVEKHEFCFDAVLDEHVTNDEVYRVTVQPIIPIIFQRTKATCFAYGQTGSGKTYTMQPLPLRAAEDLMRLLHQPVYRSQKFKLWLSFFEIYGGKLFDLLSDRKKLCMREDGRQQVCIVGLQEFEVSDVQIVKEYIVRGNAARSTGSTGANEESSRSHAILQLVVKKHNEVKDSKRNNDGNDSKGGKVIGKISFIDLAGSERGADTTDNDRQTRIEGAEINKSLLALKECIRALDNDQIHIPFRGSKLTEVLRDSFVGNSRTVMISCISPNAGSCEHTLNTLRYADRVKSLSKSGNTKKDQNAGRILPMMKEPSSAPTLVASTEAEDDSEQPQESKVSEVSRRMERESTSYNPSSERNQTSNFASTHTFTGWEESGTNSAGLERDKFEMKHSYRVPAGQKMYPTPNMQSSADTEDKVQKVSPPRRKVSRDEKPEKPERPGNGSRIDVSSADSLSTSYKQQSTNSSNIKSIGTRQNELNSPPRDDNINEILEEEEALITAHRKEIEDTMEIVREEMKLLAEVDQPGSLIDNYVTQLSFVLSRKAASLVSLQARLARFQHQLKEQEILSRKRGPR; encoded by the exons ATGGGTGGCCACACGCAGCAGAGCAATCCGGCAGCTACTGCTGTGTATGATCACCCAGGCAATGCTGGTCCCACTGGTGACGCGGGTGATGCTGTCATGGCACGATGGCTTCAGTCTGCTGGGTTACAACATCTGGCCTCTCCCCTGGCGTCTACGGGTGTCGATCAACGTCTCCTTCCTAACCTGCTTATGCAG caTGTTAATTCTGAACCATTTGAGCCATCACATTTTATGCCGGCAGTAAACTACTCCTTTGATCGAGACTTTGATGCTCCTACCAGTCAGCAGCAAAAGCCATCTCCAGACACTGATGCTGCAGCTGGATTTCCGCCAGTTGATAAAGAAAACAATGCAAGGGAAAACAACGTGGCAAAGATTAAAGTAGTG GTGCGTAAAAGACCTGTAAATAAGAAGGAGATTGCTCGGAAAGAGGATGACATTGTCACTATATCTGACAACGCTTCTCTCATTGTTCATGAACCCAAGCTTAAG GTGGATTTGACAGCTTATGTGGAGAAGCATGAGTTCTGTTTTGATGCTGTCCTAGATGAACATGTTACTAATGATGAG GTTTATCGGGTTACTGTGCAACCAATTATTCCTATTATATTTCAGCGCACAAAAGCAACATGTTTCGCTTATGGCCAAACAG GGAGTGGTAAGACGTACACTATGCAACCTTTGCCTCTTAGAGCTGCGGAAGATCTTATGAGATTGTTGCATCAGCCAGTGTATCGTAGCCAGAAATTTAAGTTGTGGCTtagtttttttgaaatatatggtGGTAAACTGTTCGATCTTCTCAGTGATAGAAA GAAACTCTGTATGAGGGAAGATGGCCGACAACAGGTTTGCATTGTTGGACTCCAAGAATTTGAAGTTTCAGACGTGCAGATTGTGAAAGAATATATCGTGAGGGGAAATGCTGCTAGGAGTACAGGTTCCACTGGTGCAAATGAGGAATCATCAAGGTCACACGCAATATTACAGCTGGTTGTCAAGAAGCACAATGAGGTGAAGGACTCCAAGCGAAATAATGATGGAAATGATTCTAAGGGTGGCAAAGTGATCGGGAAGATTTCCTTTATTGATCTTGCAGGAAGTGAGAGAGGTGCAGACACCACTGATAATGACCGACAAACAAG GATTGAGGGAGCAGAAATTAACAAGAGCTTGTTGGCTCTTAAAGAGTGTATTCGTGCTCTTGACAATGACCAGATCCATATTCCATTCCGTGGGAGCAAACTTACTGAGGTGCTTCGTGACTCCTTCGTTGGCAACTCAAGAACTGTTATGATTTCTTGCATTTCTCCTAATGCTGGATCATGTGAACACACACTCAACACATTAAGATATGCAGACAG GGTCAAAAGTCTATCTAAAAGTGGAAACACAAAAAAGGATCAGAATGCAGGCAGAATACTCCCGATGATGAAGGAACCTTCTTCTGCACCAACTTTGGTTGCTTCCACTGAGGCAGAAGATGATAGTGAGCAACCTCAAGAGTCAAAAGTATCAGAAGTAAGTAGAAGGATGGAGAGAGAAAGTACATCTTACAATCCCTCTAGTGAGCGCAACCAAACCTCTAATTTTGCTTCAACTCATACCTTCACTGGGTGGGAAGAAAGTGGGACAAATTCTGCTGGTCTGGAGAGGGACAAGTTTGAAATGAAGCATAGCTATCGTGTTCCAGCTGGTCAGAAAATGTACCCAACACCAAACATGCAAAGTTCAGCTGATACAGAAGACAAGGTGCAGAAAGTGTCTCCACCTCGGAGGAAAGTTTCTAGAGATGAGAAACCCGAAAAGCCAGAAAGGCCAGGAAACGGGTCAAGAATTGATGTTTCAAGCGCAGACTCATTGTCTACAAGTTACAAACAACAAAGTACGAATAGCTCCAACATAAAAAGTATTGGAACAAGACAAAATGAACTTAATTCACCCCCTCGTGATGACAATATCAATGAGATACTGGAG GAAGAAGAGGCCCTGATAACTGCCCATAGAAAAGAAATTGAAGATACAATGGAGATCGTTCGTGAA GAAATGAAACTGTTGGCTGAAGTCGATCAACCTGGTAGTCTCATCGATAATTATGTCACACAGCTGAGCTTTGTTCTATCACGCAAAGCAGCAAGTCTGGTCAGCCTCCAGGCTCGCCTTGCCAGGTTCCAGCATCAATTGAAAGAGCAGGAAATACTGAGTCGAAAGAGGGGACCACGCTAG
- the LOC125853781 gene encoding kinesin-like protein KIN-13A isoform X1 translates to MGGHTQQSNPAATAVYDHPGNAGPTGDAGDAVMARWLQSAGLQHLASPLASTGVDQRLLPNLLMQGYGAQSMEEKQRLLKLMRNLNFNGESASEPYTPTTQSPGGIGASEGYYSPEFRGDFGDGLLDLHSMDDTELLSEHVNSEPFEPSHFMPAVNYSFDRDFDAPTSQQQKPSPDTDAAAGFPPVDKENNARENNVAKIKVVVRKRPVNKKEIARKEDDIVTISDNASLIVHEPKLKVDLTAYVEKHEFCFDAVLDEHVTNDEVYRVTVQPIIPIIFQRTKATCFAYGQTGSGKTYTMQPLPLRAAEDLMRLLHQPVYRSQKFKLWLSFFEIYGGKLFDLLSDRKKLCMREDGRQQVCIVGLQEFEVSDVQIVKEYIVRGNAARSTGSTGANEESSRSHAILQLVVKKHNEVKDSKRNNDGNDSKGGKVIGKISFIDLAGSERGADTTDNDRQTRIEGAEINKSLLALKECIRALDNDQIHIPFRGSKLTEVLRDSFVGNSRTVMISCISPNAGSCEHTLNTLRYADRVKSLSKSGNTKKDQNAGRILPMMKEPSSAPTLVASTEAEDDSEQPQESKVSEVSRRMERESTSYNPSSERNQTSNFASTHTFTGWEESGTNSAGLERDKFEMKHSYRVPAGQKMYPTPNMQSSADTEDKVQKVSPPRRKVSRDEKPEKPERPGNGSRIDVSSADSLSTSYKQQSTNSSNIKSIGTRQNELNSPPRDDNINEILEEEEALITAHRKEIEDTMEIVREEMKLLAEVDQPGSLIDNYVTQLSFVLSRKAASLVSLQARLARFQHQLKEQEILSRKRGPR, encoded by the exons ATGGGTGGCCACACGCAGCAGAGCAATCCGGCAGCTACTGCTGTGTATGATCACCCAGGCAATGCTGGTCCCACTGGTGACGCGGGTGATGCTGTCATGGCACGATGGCTTCAGTCTGCTGGGTTACAACATCTGGCCTCTCCCCTGGCGTCTACGGGTGTCGATCAACGTCTCCTTCCTAACCTGCTTATGCAG GGATATGGAGCGCAATCTATGGAGGAGAAGCAGAGGCTTCTCAAATTAATGAGAAATCTCAACTTTAATGGTGAATCTGCTTCCGAGCCATATACTCCAACTACACAGAGTCCTGGAGGGATTGGAGCATCCGAAGGTTACTATTCTCCTGAGTTCAGAGGAGACTTTGGGGATGGGCTTCTGGATCTGCATTCTATGGATGATACAGAGCTCTTATCTGAG caTGTTAATTCTGAACCATTTGAGCCATCACATTTTATGCCGGCAGTAAACTACTCCTTTGATCGAGACTTTGATGCTCCTACCAGTCAGCAGCAAAAGCCATCTCCAGACACTGATGCTGCAGCTGGATTTCCGCCAGTTGATAAAGAAAACAATGCAAGGGAAAACAACGTGGCAAAGATTAAAGTAGTG GTGCGTAAAAGACCTGTAAATAAGAAGGAGATTGCTCGGAAAGAGGATGACATTGTCACTATATCTGACAACGCTTCTCTCATTGTTCATGAACCCAAGCTTAAG GTGGATTTGACAGCTTATGTGGAGAAGCATGAGTTCTGTTTTGATGCTGTCCTAGATGAACATGTTACTAATGATGAG GTTTATCGGGTTACTGTGCAACCAATTATTCCTATTATATTTCAGCGCACAAAAGCAACATGTTTCGCTTATGGCCAAACAG GGAGTGGTAAGACGTACACTATGCAACCTTTGCCTCTTAGAGCTGCGGAAGATCTTATGAGATTGTTGCATCAGCCAGTGTATCGTAGCCAGAAATTTAAGTTGTGGCTtagtttttttgaaatatatggtGGTAAACTGTTCGATCTTCTCAGTGATAGAAA GAAACTCTGTATGAGGGAAGATGGCCGACAACAGGTTTGCATTGTTGGACTCCAAGAATTTGAAGTTTCAGACGTGCAGATTGTGAAAGAATATATCGTGAGGGGAAATGCTGCTAGGAGTACAGGTTCCACTGGTGCAAATGAGGAATCATCAAGGTCACACGCAATATTACAGCTGGTTGTCAAGAAGCACAATGAGGTGAAGGACTCCAAGCGAAATAATGATGGAAATGATTCTAAGGGTGGCAAAGTGATCGGGAAGATTTCCTTTATTGATCTTGCAGGAAGTGAGAGAGGTGCAGACACCACTGATAATGACCGACAAACAAG GATTGAGGGAGCAGAAATTAACAAGAGCTTGTTGGCTCTTAAAGAGTGTATTCGTGCTCTTGACAATGACCAGATCCATATTCCATTCCGTGGGAGCAAACTTACTGAGGTGCTTCGTGACTCCTTCGTTGGCAACTCAAGAACTGTTATGATTTCTTGCATTTCTCCTAATGCTGGATCATGTGAACACACACTCAACACATTAAGATATGCAGACAG GGTCAAAAGTCTATCTAAAAGTGGAAACACAAAAAAGGATCAGAATGCAGGCAGAATACTCCCGATGATGAAGGAACCTTCTTCTGCACCAACTTTGGTTGCTTCCACTGAGGCAGAAGATGATAGTGAGCAACCTCAAGAGTCAAAAGTATCAGAAGTAAGTAGAAGGATGGAGAGAGAAAGTACATCTTACAATCCCTCTAGTGAGCGCAACCAAACCTCTAATTTTGCTTCAACTCATACCTTCACTGGGTGGGAAGAAAGTGGGACAAATTCTGCTGGTCTGGAGAGGGACAAGTTTGAAATGAAGCATAGCTATCGTGTTCCAGCTGGTCAGAAAATGTACCCAACACCAAACATGCAAAGTTCAGCTGATACAGAAGACAAGGTGCAGAAAGTGTCTCCACCTCGGAGGAAAGTTTCTAGAGATGAGAAACCCGAAAAGCCAGAAAGGCCAGGAAACGGGTCAAGAATTGATGTTTCAAGCGCAGACTCATTGTCTACAAGTTACAAACAACAAAGTACGAATAGCTCCAACATAAAAAGTATTGGAACAAGACAAAATGAACTTAATTCACCCCCTCGTGATGACAATATCAATGAGATACTGGAG GAAGAAGAGGCCCTGATAACTGCCCATAGAAAAGAAATTGAAGATACAATGGAGATCGTTCGTGAA GAAATGAAACTGTTGGCTGAAGTCGATCAACCTGGTAGTCTCATCGATAATTATGTCACACAGCTGAGCTTTGTTCTATCACGCAAAGCAGCAAGTCTGGTCAGCCTCCAGGCTCGCCTTGCCAGGTTCCAGCATCAATTGAAAGAGCAGGAAATACTGAGTCGAAAGAGGGGACCACGCTAG
- the LOC125853839 gene encoding universal stress protein A-like protein encodes MAATQTMIFALDDTDHSFYALEWTLDHFFGASDSLFKLIIVHVKTTPTSVVGLAGPGTSDVLVVVENDIKKTAQRVCEKAKQLCEAKGMSTGVEFDVAEGDARNVLCDAVDKHHAAILVMGSHGYGAFKRAVLGSVSDYCSHHARCSVMIVKKPKAKN; translated from the exons atggcagCAACACAAACCATGATTTTTGCCCTTGATGACACTGACCACAGCTTCTACGCCTTAGAATGGACACTTGATCATTTTTTTGGTGCATCCGATTCTCTTTTTAAGCTCATCATTGTTCACGTTAAAACCACTCCAACTTCCGTCGTAGGTCTTGCTGGACCAG GAACAAGTGACGTGCTCGTAGTGGTAGAAAACGATATTAAAAAGACAGCTCAAAGAGTTTGCGAGAAGGCAAAACAATTATGCGAAGCTAAAGGGATGAGTACTGGTGTAGAATTTGATGTTGCTGAAGGAGATGCTAGAAATGTGTTGTGTGATGCTGTTGACAAGCATCACGCCGCTATTTTGGTCATGGGAAGCCATGGTTACGGAGCTTTCAAAAG GGCTGTTTTGGGTAGCGTAAGTGACTACTGCTCCCATCATGCTCGTTGCTCCGTGATGATTGTGAAGAAGCCAAAGGcaaagaattga